The proteins below are encoded in one region of Borrelia hispanica CRI:
- the holA gene encoding DNA polymerase III subunit delta — translation MQEVYLLLGKEQGLKEAYLNDIFRKLNADDIHITKLFMSELSSIELSERFLSSSFFAKKEVFIIYEIENLKNKKDLELIYNTLLKPLNKIIIFISDENSISFEPKVSVNIIKKTFYELSDSDKFSFVKKSFFQLGIKITDKAINLMLFMLDADTKILQFYINSFSLMIKDKTIDEDDITAWLSFVRLENVFSLFESILKKDMECALVKVKSILEQGEELVGIIMSLVWQFKKFLKIKIDCENTNNITSILKKNKIFFSLEKTYKIGLSNYSVLDIKFIFKILHKFDLYARVYGKNMHLNLSYFMVVILLNQDDTILESFSLKFKCDF, via the coding sequence ATGCAAGAAGTTTATCTATTATTAGGAAAAGAACAAGGGCTAAAGGAAGCTTATTTAAATGATATTTTTAGAAAGTTGAATGCTGATGACATACATATTACTAAGCTTTTTATGTCAGAATTATCATCAATAGAACTTTCTGAACGATTTTTGAGTAGTTCTTTTTTTGCAAAAAAAGAAGTTTTTATTATTTATGAGATTGAAAATTTAAAAAATAAAAAAGATTTAGAATTAATTTATAATACACTTTTGAAACCTTTAAATAAGATTATTATTTTTATTTCTGATGAAAATTCAATCAGTTTTGAACCTAAAGTTTCTGTAAATATAATTAAAAAAACTTTTTATGAATTGTCTGATAGTGATAAGTTTTCATTTGTAAAGAAAAGTTTTTTTCAACTTGGAATTAAAATTACAGATAAGGCAATAAATTTAATGCTTTTTATGTTAGATGCAGATACTAAGATTTTACAATTTTATATAAACTCTTTTTCTCTTATGATTAAAGATAAAACTATTGATGAGGATGATATCACTGCTTGGCTTAGTTTTGTGCGTCTTGAGAATGTTTTTTCTTTATTTGAGTCAATCTTAAAGAAAGATATGGAATGTGCTTTAGTTAAAGTGAAGTCCATTTTGGAACAGGGGGAAGAACTTGTTGGTATTATTATGAGCCTTGTATGGCAGTTTAAAAAATTTTTAAAAATTAAAATAGATTGTGAAAACACAAATAACATTACATCCATTTTGAAAAAGAATAAGATATTTTTTTCACTAGAGAAAACTTATAAAATAGGGCTTAGTAATTATTCAGTCTTGGATATTAAATTTATTTTTAAAATATTACATAAGTTTGATTTGTATGCTAGAGTTTATGGCAAAAATATGCATTTGAATTTGTCATATTTTATGGTAGTAATCTTGTTAAATCAGGATGATACTATTTTGGAGAGTTTTTCTTTAAAATTTAAGTGTGATTTTTAA
- a CDS encoding mechanosensitive ion channel family protein, with protein MDKQLKISNVLKRIFVLPDYVHEIFQLIIDYGLRIVVALFAWCILRFIVKRLGTIFLKAYERSKLETKLDSTVLNFFKSFFKVVINLVLILMILPYLGVSTASIFAVFGSLGLAVGFAAQGMLSNFVSGFVILNSNFFKIGDYVNCDDAEGEVTDIQIFFTTLKTVDGKIIKIPNSKFTSTLVVNFSANFERRIAFSFQVPYGINFDLLKTKMENLAFSFDKETYNVRQPSLILKEYTPYYIIIEMRCFIRTEFFWDFQYFMGEKIKDVLIDMGVEFPIHVVNLSKLC; from the coding sequence ATGGATAAACAATTAAAAATATCAAATGTATTGAAAAGGATATTTGTTTTGCCGGATTATGTTCATGAAATTTTTCAACTGATAATAGATTATGGATTGAGAATTGTTGTTGCTTTATTTGCATGGTGTATTTTAAGATTCATTGTTAAGAGATTAGGAACTATTTTTTTAAAGGCTTATGAGAGATCTAAATTGGAAACAAAATTAGATTCTACTGTTCTTAATTTTTTTAAATCATTTTTCAAAGTTGTAATAAATTTAGTATTAATTTTAATGATTTTGCCTTATCTTGGAGTTTCTACAGCTTCTATTTTTGCTGTATTTGGATCTCTAGGTCTTGCAGTTGGTTTTGCTGCTCAGGGTATGTTATCTAATTTTGTTAGTGGATTTGTTATATTAAATTCTAATTTTTTTAAAATAGGTGATTATGTTAATTGTGATGATGCTGAGGGGGAAGTAACGGATATTCAAATATTTTTTACTACACTCAAAACTGTGGATGGTAAGATTATTAAGATTCCAAATAGTAAATTTACAAGTACATTAGTTGTTAATTTTTCTGCAAATTTTGAAAGAAGAATTGCATTTAGTTTTCAAGTGCCTTATGGTATAAATTTTGATTTGCTTAAAACCAAAATGGAAAATTTGGCTTTTTCTTTTGATAAGGAAACATATAATGTTAGGCAACCCAGTCTGATTTTAAAAGAATATACACCTTATTACATAATTATTGAAATGAGATGTTTCATTCGAACTGAGTTTTTTTGGGATTTTCAATATTTTATGGGAGAAAAGATTAAAGATGTTTTAATTGATATGGGAGTAGAATTTCCCATTCATGTTGTGAATCTTAGTAAACTTTGCTAA
- a CDS encoding glycosyltransferase, producing MKIAIFTDTYLPDKNGVATCIKQIKEGFEQKGHTVYIFCPQYYKSDLSKKNIYRCFSIKLNRTVDAKIAFPNKAKIKKIIAEYQPEIIHTHSEFTMGNIGKKLALEYNIPIVHTNHTMWNYYLHYLGAIKHFINPDKMMKKFYNQIHHFIYPSIKAHDKYFHLAKDADYKLIPNGIDRKLFIKELTQEKKQEILSKYDIKKNDKIIIFVGRINKEKNIYALIENLKKLLIENKHCKLILIGKGKEEKNVKQFRKKYGLENQIILVGTIPWEEMYYYYKISDVFASLSKSEVYPMTIIEALTAGIPAILSNDIIYKDVIHQGKNGFLIDNDEDMYKYMKEIIENDKKLQTLKKYTEETSIIHSSTSFVERIEEYYVQIIQNHKNLSKVY from the coding sequence ATGAAAATAGCAATATTTACAGATACATATCTTCCAGATAAAAATGGAGTAGCAACATGTATCAAACAAATTAAAGAAGGATTTGAACAAAAAGGTCATACCGTTTATATTTTTTGCCCACAATATTATAAATCAGACCTCAGTAAAAAAAATATTTACAGATGCTTTTCAATTAAATTAAATCGCACAGTAGATGCTAAAATAGCATTCCCAAATAAAGCAAAAATAAAAAAAATAATAGCTGAATATCAACCTGAAATAATTCATACACATTCAGAATTCACTATGGGAAACATAGGTAAAAAATTAGCATTAGAATATAATATACCAATTGTCCACACAAACCATACAATGTGGAATTACTATTTACATTACTTAGGAGCCATAAAACATTTCATTAATCCAGACAAAATGATGAAAAAATTTTATAATCAAATTCATCATTTTATTTATCCATCAATTAAAGCACATGATAAATATTTCCATCTTGCCAAAGATGCTGATTATAAACTAATTCCAAATGGCATAGATAGAAAACTATTCATCAAAGAGTTAACTCAAGAAAAAAAACAAGAAATTCTGAGTAAATATGACATAAAAAAAAATGATAAAATCATAATCTTCGTTGGAAGAATTAATAAAGAAAAAAATATATACGCATTAATAGAAAATTTAAAAAAACTTCTCATTGAAAACAAACACTGCAAACTTATTCTCATAGGAAAAGGAAAAGAAGAGAAAAATGTAAAACAATTTAGAAAAAAATATGGACTTGAAAATCAAATAATACTTGTTGGAACAATTCCATGGGAAGAAATGTACTATTATTATAAGATATCCGATGTATTTGCAAGTTTATCAAAAAGTGAAGTATATCCAATGACAATTATTGAGGCCTTAACTGCCGGAATACCAGCAATACTTAGTAATGACATTATATACAAAGACGTAATTCATCAAGGAAAAAATGGATTTTTAATAGATAATGATGAAGACATGTACAAATACATGAAAGAAATAATAGAAAACGATAAAAAACTACAAACTTTAAAAAAATATACAGAAGAAACATCCATAATACACTCAAGCACGTCCTTTGTAGAAAGGATTGAAGAATATTATGTTCAAATTATTCAAAATCACAAAAATCTTAGCAAAGTTTACTAA